The nucleotide sequence TGCGGCCCTTGCCCAGCTCCATGCCCACGTGCCGGTTGCGGCTCAGCTCGCCCGTACACGTCAGCACCAGGTCGCCCATGCCGGACAGGCCGGAGAGCGTCAGTGGGTTGGCGCCCTTGCGCACCGCCAGGCGCGTAATCTCCGCCAGGCCCCGGGTGATGATGGCCGCGCGCGCGTTGTGGCCCATGCCCAGCCCGTCCGCCATGCCCGCGGCAATGGCAATCACGTTCTTCAGCGCGCCGCCGTACTGCACGCCCACCACGTCCGTGGACGTGTAGCTGCGGAACGTCTCCGTCTGCAGCGCCTTCTGGCAGCGCACCGCCACCTTGTCCCAGTGGGACGCAATCGTCACCACCGTGGGCATGCGCCTGGCCAGCTCCTTGGCGAAGCTGGGCCCGGAGAGCACCGCGATGTACGGATGGAACTCCTCCGGCAGGCAGTCCTCCAGCAGCTCCGTCATCGTCAGCAGCGTCTCGTTCTCAATCCCCTTGGACACGGTGATGAGGGGCACGTGGCGCGGGAGGTACGGCTTCGCCTTCGCCACCACCTCGCGCGTGGCGTGGCTGGGCGTGGCCAGCACCACCAGCTCCGAGCCGGCGAGCGCCTCCTCCAGGCTGTTGGTGGCGCGCACGCGCTCGGAGATGGGGATGCCCTTGAGGTAGGTGGGGTTCTCGTGCCGGGTGTTGATGGCCTCGACGACGGAGGGCTCCCGGCCCCACAGCCGCACCTCCTCGCAGTTCACCGCGAGGACGTTCGCCAGGGCTGTACCGAAGGAGCCGGAGCCGATGACACTGCCACGCATGCAGGACCTCGCTGGAGGGGGGGCGGCTCGCGCCGCTAGAGACCGGTGACGACGCCGAGGGAGAGGACCGGCATGAAGTCCGCGTCCTCGGGACGCGTCCGCACATCGCCACCCACTGTCACAGAGTAGGACGTTTTCTCGCTGAGGGGCACTTCGGCGCCAAAGCGGATGGGGAAGGCGCTGCCCGTCACCACCGACGGCGGCAGGCCCCCCAGCGGCGTGCGCTGCAGCGGCTCCGTGTCCAGGGAGAGGTGGTAGCGCACGTCCAGGAACAGGCGCGCGGAGAGCGGCCCCTTGCGCTGGAGGTTGGCGACGATGCCGGGCAGCACGTTCCAGTTGCGCCGGCCGCTGAGGTAGCGCGCGCCCCTCAGCTCCACGCTCGCCGGCCGGAGGAAGAAGGCCTTGCCCCCCTCCACCGCCAGCCCCACGCTCCACCGCGGGCCGCCGTCCAGCACCATCCACCGCCCGCCCAGGCGCAGCTCGTTCATCATCCCGTAGAGGCTGTCCACGCCGGCGATGACGTCCACGCGCGGCAGCACGCCATACGCCACCCGGGCGGACAGCGTGGGGAAGCCCAGTGAGAAGCCCGCCGCGAGCCCTCCCGCCCCCACCGTGCGCGCGCCCAGCAGGCTCACCCGGTTGGGCACCGGCGGCGGGCCGGGCGGAGGCCGCGGCGCACGCCGCGCGGGAGAGGCCACCCGGTCATCATCCACCGGGACGAGGGGCGGCACCTCGGGCAGCTTCGGGAGCGCCGCGGCGTCGCCCCCCGTCGGCACCGACGTGGCGCCGGGGAAGTCCTGCCACGCGGCATCGTCCGGAGCGCTGTTGCGCCGGGGAGCCTCCACCTCACCGCCGGGCGCGGCCCAGGCCTCGTCCGGCGTCGGGTTGCGCGCGGCGGGCGCCTCGGAGGATTGCGCCAGGACGGGCACGCCCGGGACGAGCAGCAGCAGGATGAGGAGGCGGGGGGAGACCATGGAAGCGGGCAGGAGCTTAAACCACCGGGCAGGACGACACGAGGGAAGCCCGCCCGCTCCCCGAGCCGGCGGGAGAGCCGTCCGGAAGCGGGCACCCCCCCACGGGAAACGTGGCCGCCGCGGCCTTCCTCCGGTCTACCATCCGCGCCGCGCCGACGTGCGCCAGGGAGAGACCACGGGATGAGGGCAGGAGGGCGCGCGGCACTGGTCGTGGCACTGACGCTGGGCGCATGCCGCGCCCGCACCGGAGACGCCACCTCGGCGGACGCGGGCCCCGGCGCGGGCCTCAGGGCCCAGGCCGGCGCGCTGGCGCTTCCGGGCTGCGACGTGCTGCTCCCCACGGACGTGCGCGAATTGATGCTGCCCGGCTTCTCCATGCGGGAGGAGCGCGCGTGCCCCACGTGCGGCCCGCTGTGCGCCTTCCGCTCGACGGCGGACGCGGACACCTCCGTGTCGGTGGCCTGGGACTGCAACCCCCGCTACACGCAGGCGGACGTGCACTCGCTGCTGGCCCCCACCCTGCGCGCCGGAGGCACCGAGGTGCCCGCGCTGGGCCGCGCCGCCGTCCGCCGCGCGCCCGCCCAGGGCATGCTCCAGGTGATGACGTGGGACGACGACACGCCCTGCGCGCTCGTCGTCACCTGGCTGGGCGTGGACGCGGACCGGGCGCTGGACGTGGCGCGCTCCACCCTCGGCGCCACCACCCCGGCCTTGCTCGCCACGCCGCCCGCCGACGCGGGCGAGCCCTGAAACGGCGCGGGGGCCGGCCCCGCGACGCGCGGAAGCGGCCCCCGACGGCGACAGGCCCTCACGGGCCCCGCGCGCTCACAGCGTGCGCAGGTACTCCACCAGGTCGTCGATTTCCGCGTCGCTGAGGTGCGACGTGGAGCCGTGCTGGTTGCTCTGCCGGCCCTGGACGAAGCGCTCCTTCAGCGTCAGGGCGCTGCCGTCATGCAGGTACGGCGCCGTGCGGGCCAGGCCCAGCAGCGACGGCGTGTTGAGGCCCACCTTGCGCACGTTGGCGTCGTCCTGGATGGGGCCCGTGACGATGAAGGTGCCCACGTCGGCCTGCTTGTTGTTGGTGAGCGTCTCGCCCTCGTGGCAGCCGTCGCAGGCGGCCTTCTTGAAGACGAGCGCGCCACGGGCCTGCGCGTCGGTGAGCGTCTCGCGCTTGTGCGGGTTGTCCGGCGCGGGGATGACGTCGATGAAGGAGGACAGCTGCGACACCATGACGCCGTCCAGCGCCGAGCCGCCCATGCGCTTGCGCACCGTGGTGTCCAGGAAGTCGCGCAGCGTGGGGAACTCGCCGCTCCAGTGGAACGGGCCCGTCTGCGTCACCTTGCGGCCCGCGAGGCTGGGCGTCTGGCGCGGGCCGTCCGGGAAGCCCCAGACGTGGCCGTCATCCCGGGCGTCCAGGTGGCAGGACGCGCAGGAGGCGCCCACCGAGGCGCTCGTCATGCGCGAGTCCAGCGCGGAGAAGAACAGCTTGCGGCCCGCCACCGCGTGGGGCTCGAGCGTGTCGCCGGCCACCGGCAGCGGCTGGCCCTCGGCGCGCACGTTGGCCACGCCGGAGGAGCCGTCGCTCACCAGCGTCGTCACCGTGTGGTCGAACGCGTTGTAGACGTACGCCTTGCGCCCGTCCCGCGTCATGGCGATGCCGCTGGGCCCGGAGCCGACGCGGATGAGCTGGCGCACGCTGCTGCCGGTGAAGTTGGTGATGTCCGGCCCGGAGCGGCGGTCCGTGGGGATGATGGCCACGTTGTCCGTCTCGCGGTTCACCACGAACACCCAGAGGCCCGACGGGTCCACCACCGCGGCCACCGGGCCTTGGATGGCGTGCGTGGGCTCCGGGCTGACGATGGTGGAGGGCGGGAAGTCCGGCATCTCCTCCGGGGGCGGACGGCACTGGTCCAGGTCGTCCACCACCGGCGTGCCATCCTCCGTGTCGAAGGTGACGATGCCCGGGGCCACCACGCCGGCCGAGCTGCACGGGCTGCCGCCGCCGTACAGCGAGTCGCCGCCGGAAGGCATGCCCGGCTGCGTCGTGCCGCCGAGGGGGTCCTCGCGGGCCCACAGCACCGGGGCCAGGGCGCGCTCGCCGTCCGGCGTCAGCACCACGTCCGCCATGCCGCGCGGCCGGAAGGAGAGGTTCACCTCCAGGCCCGTAAACCGGTCCGTGGTGGGCTGCGAGGGGTCGCGCACGTTGGCGCGCGAGTACAGGTCCGTGCGCTCCTTCATGACGCGGGGCCGGCCGGAGTCCGACAGGTCCACCATCACCATGTCGCTGTGGCGGAAGAGGCTGACGAGCGCGCGCTTGCCGCCGTCCACGAGGGCGATGCCGCGCGGCTCCTCGCCCACCGGCAGCTCCCAGCGGACCGACAGCGAGCGCGTGTCCACGGCCATCAGCGTGCCGTGCTCGGTGGAGTCCAGCGCGGTGCTGTTCACCACGTACAGCGTGTCCCCGCCCGGCGTCACGGCGAGGCCCATGGGCTCCACGCCCACGGGGATGCGCGCCGCCTCGTTCCAGTCACCCCGGCGGATGACGGACACGGTGCGCTCGGCGCGGTTGGAGACGTAGACGGTGTCGTCCGGCCCCACCACCACGCGCTCGGGGCCGCGGCCGACCTTCACCTCGCCCACCTTCTCGCCGCGCCCGGTGTCCACCACCGCGAGCACGCCGTTGTCGGCGTCCACCACGTACAGGAAGGCGTCATCGCGGCTGAGCGCCACCGAGCCCGACGAGTTGTTCCACGTCGCCTCGGCCTGGCGGTCACCACACGCCGCCAGCCCCAGCGTCGAAGCCAGCACCACGGCAAGAACGTGCCGTCTCATAGGGAATGTCCTCCTCGCGACGTCCCGGCCACCACCCACCCGCCCGCGCCAGACTCCGGGACACCTGCGTCATGTGAGGGGGAACTGGCGGCCGGCCCTGGTCGCTCGCCTCCCCCGCGACCCCACATGCTTGCACCAGAACCCCCCGAAAGTCGATTCCTTCCACACCCGGTGTGTGGGCGATGGACAGTCCGGGGCCACCCCCTGGGTGAAACGCCACGAGCATGTGGCACCGGGTGGGAGTAAAGGAGTGGAGTCGTGGCGCGCTCCCCCCCTGTCATCCTCAACTTCCGGCGCACGTTCGCCCTGCTCATCGTCCTGGTGGTGGTGCCGTCCGCCGGCCTGTCCGGCTTCGGGGTGGTGGCCATCATCAACGAGCGCGCCGCGGTGGAGAAGCGGCTGGAGTCCGCCTGGCGCGGGACGCTGGAGTCCCTGTCGGCGGAGCTGCCCCGGGCCCTGGCCTCGGCCGACCTGGTGGAGGAGGCGGGCGCGCTGAGCCTGCGGATGCCGGACGGTCGGGTGGTGTCGGAGCCGGACGGCACCTTCCAGGTCGAGGACGGACGCGTCCACACCAGCGACCCCCAGTTGATGGAGGCCTTCACGGCCGTGCTCCCGGAGGCCGGCTCCGTGCCCACCGAGCCCACCGTCTTCTCGCTGGCGGCGGGCGGCCGCGCGCTGCTGGTGGCGGCCGAGCGGCGGGGCGACGACGTGCGCGGCGTGCGCCTGTCGGTACGGGCGCTGGAGTCGCTGCTGGCCGAGCGGGTGGACTCGCGCGTGGTGTCCGGCGAGCCGGTGCTCTTCACCCTGCTGCCCGTGCCGCGCGAAGTCGTGAGCGAGGGCGGGCTGATGGGCAAGCTGGTGTCGGAGGTGGCGCAGGCGCGCGCCAGCGCCCTGGCCCCGGTGGGGCTCGCCGAGCGCGTGTTGGACCCGCCCCTCCAGGACTTCCGGCTGGTGGTGCTGCCCACCGGCGAGGACCCGGTGGCGCGCGCCTCCACGCGCAACCGCGTGGTGTACGGCGTGCTGCTGGGCCTCTTCTACCTGACGCTCACCTTCGGCGTCGCCTACACGGGCCGCGCCCTCTACCGCGAGGCCCAGCTGTCCCGGATGAAGACGGACTTCGTGTCGCTGGTGAGCCATGAGCTGCGCACGCCGCTCACCTCCATCCGCATGTTCATCGAAACGCTCGCCCTGGGCCGGCTGAAGGACCCCGCGCAGATGCAGGAGGTGCTCACCCTGCTGACGCGCGAGACGGAGCGCCTGTCCATCTTCATCGAGCGCGTGCTGGACTGGGCGCGAATCGAGGGGGGCCGCAAGGTGTACCAGCGCACGCCCCTGCCGGTGACCGAGGTGGTGGAGGCGGCCGTGGCGGCCTTCCGCGCGCAGCGGCTGGAGGGCGGCGTGGAGCTGAAGCTGGACGTGCCCGAGGGCCTGCCGCGGCTGGACGCGGACAAGGACGCCATCGCCGGGGCGCTGCTCAACCTGCTCCAGAATGCGTACAAGTACAGCGGCCCGGACGACAGGCGCATCACCCTGTCCGCGCGCGCCGGGGGCAGGTTCGTGGACCTCATGGTGGAGGACAACGGCGTGGGCATCCCCACGAAGGAGCGCAAGCGCATCTTCGAGCGCTTCTACCGCGTGGACAACCTGCTGACACGGCGCACGGAGGGCAGCGGACTGGGGCTGGCCATCGCCCGGCGAATCATCGAGGCTCACGGCGGACGCATCGGCGTGCAGAGCGAGCCCGGCAAGGGCAGCCGGTTCACCATCCACCTGCCGGTGGGGAAGGCATGACGGAGACGACGCGGCGCATCCTGGTGGTGGAGGATGACCTGTCCATCCTCGCCGGCCTGTCCATGAACCTTCGCTTCGAGGGCTACGAGGTGCTCCAGGCCCAGGACGGCCGCACGGGGCTGGCGCGCGCGCTGGACGAGGCGCCGGACCTGGTGGTGTTGGACTTGATGCTGCCGGAGCTCAACGGCTTCGAGGTCCTCAAGGAGCTGCGCCAGCGCGGCCGGGACACGCCCGTGGTGGTGCTGTCCGCCAAGGGCATGGAGACGGACAAGATTCTGGGCCTCAACCTGGGCGCGGACGACTACGTGGTGAAGCCGTTCGGCCTCCAGGAGCTGCTGGCGCGAATCAAGGCCGTGCTGCGCCGCCGCTACCCCACGGTGGGCGCGGCGCCGCCGCCGGTGACGTTCGGCGACGTCAGCGTGGACATGACCGCGCGCACCGTGGCCCGCAACGGCACGCAGGTGGAGCTGACGGCGCAGGAGTTCAAGCTGCTGGCCCACTTCCTCGGGCACCCGGGGCGCACCTTCACCCGCGAGGAGCTGCTGTCCGGCGCGTGGGGCTACCACTACGAGGGCAGCGCCCGCACCGTGGACAACTTCATGCGCCAGCTCCGGCTGAAGTTCGAGCCGGACCCGGAGGCGCCCCGCC is from Pyxidicoccus trucidator and encodes:
- a CDS encoding NAD(P)H-dependent glycerol-3-phosphate dehydrogenase — translated: MRGSVIGSGSFGTALANVLAVNCEEVRLWGREPSVVEAINTRHENPTYLKGIPISERVRATNSLEEALAGSELVVLATPSHATREVVAKAKPYLPRHVPLITVSKGIENETLLTMTELLEDCLPEEFHPYIAVLSGPSFAKELARRMPTVVTIASHWDKVAVRCQKALQTETFRSYTSTDVVGVQYGGALKNVIAIAAGMADGLGMGHNARAAIITRGLAEITRLAVRKGANPLTLSGLSGMGDLVLTCTGELSRNRHVGMELGKGRKLPDILAEMKEVAEGVKTAKSARDLELKTGVELPICHQVYLIAYEGKNAKAAVVDLMTRQPKSELSGG
- a CDS encoding response regulator transcription factor; translated protein: MTETTRRILVVEDDLSILAGLSMNLRFEGYEVLQAQDGRTGLARALDEAPDLVVLDLMLPELNGFEVLKELRQRGRDTPVVVLSAKGMETDKILGLNLGADDYVVKPFGLQELLARIKAVLRRRYPTVGAAPPPVTFGDVSVDMTARTVARNGTQVELTAQEFKLLAHFLGHPGRTFTREELLSGAWGYHYEGSARTVDNFMRQLRLKFEPDPEAPRHFLTVRGLGYRFER
- a CDS encoding sensor histidine kinase translates to MARSPPVILNFRRTFALLIVLVVVPSAGLSGFGVVAIINERAAVEKRLESAWRGTLESLSAELPRALASADLVEEAGALSLRMPDGRVVSEPDGTFQVEDGRVHTSDPQLMEAFTAVLPEAGSVPTEPTVFSLAAGGRALLVAAERRGDDVRGVRLSVRALESLLAERVDSRVVSGEPVLFTLLPVPREVVSEGGLMGKLVSEVAQARASALAPVGLAERVLDPPLQDFRLVVLPTGEDPVARASTRNRVVYGVLLGLFYLTLTFGVAYTGRALYREAQLSRMKTDFVSLVSHELRTPLTSIRMFIETLALGRLKDPAQMQEVLTLLTRETERLSIFIERVLDWARIEGGRKVYQRTPLPVTEVVEAAVAAFRAQRLEGGVELKLDVPEGLPRLDADKDAIAGALLNLLQNAYKYSGPDDRRITLSARAGGRFVDLMVEDNGVGIPTKERKRIFERFYRVDNLLTRRTEGSGLGLAIARRIIEAHGGRIGVQSEPGKGSRFTIHLPVGKA
- a CDS encoding c-type cytochrome, whose protein sequence is MRRHVLAVVLASTLGLAACGDRQAEATWNNSSGSVALSRDDAFLYVVDADNGVLAVVDTGRGEKVGEVKVGRGPERVVVGPDDTVYVSNRAERTVSVIRRGDWNEAARIPVGVEPMGLAVTPGGDTLYVVNSTALDSTEHGTLMAVDTRSLSVRWELPVGEEPRGIALVDGGKRALVSLFRHSDMVMVDLSDSGRPRVMKERTDLYSRANVRDPSQPTTDRFTGLEVNLSFRPRGMADVVLTPDGERALAPVLWAREDPLGGTTQPGMPSGGDSLYGGGSPCSSAGVVAPGIVTFDTEDGTPVVDDLDQCRPPPEEMPDFPPSTIVSPEPTHAIQGPVAAVVDPSGLWVFVVNRETDNVAIIPTDRRSGPDITNFTGSSVRQLIRVGSGPSGIAMTRDGRKAYVYNAFDHTVTTLVSDGSSGVANVRAEGQPLPVAGDTLEPHAVAGRKLFFSALDSRMTSASVGASCASCHLDARDDGHVWGFPDGPRQTPSLAGRKVTQTGPFHWSGEFPTLRDFLDTTVRKRMGGSALDGVMVSQLSSFIDVIPAPDNPHKRETLTDAQARGALVFKKAACDGCHEGETLTNNKQADVGTFIVTGPIQDDANVRKVGLNTPSLLGLARTAPYLHDGSALTLKERFVQGRQSNQHGSTSHLSDAEIDDLVEYLRTL